The following proteins are co-located in the Macaca thibetana thibetana isolate TM-01 chromosome 6, ASM2454274v1, whole genome shotgun sequence genome:
- the INSYN2B gene encoding protein INSYN2B, translating to MAQQNMKVRPVLLKRNSLESVEFVKQPHHRRSKSQQVRFKEDGTTKNPAGLAEVDVRTPEDLAVMGKTQATRHHHPPTYSLSFPRSQKAGGFRNVAIQTSPSLRKHFPVFKRKKLTASKSLVEMPTASQSAIQVNGNLSEQDIVSSDLAYLRLAQHLEDGPRRVKVSHTFLPRVPKVQSNGPVSICLEAGTWRSLEKATAAIQVPDDIYHSPSWEARESALSPDRPAEVSNSIHPLGDTCPGDGRRMTLPDSEKSTSCLNATSVASHTPGTEKLKPELLLPKDNSDDKDFGPLSSQSKETCVPSPPRTHSSPSSGSHSQPAYPGRASDCPSSSNNHQNLVSLKINSASKSAPGCQGQTANNPTESDTLEFPNCPGSDHLPSSLPKSETKLQSNREISDINQIHLARGELCDLQGRLQSVEESLHSNQEKIKVLLNVIQDLEKARALTEGRNFYRTGQDLNNCSTCQNTACIIYSVEYDFRQQEGRFHEVLQSLEEAEPVEEASPPPKSPAEPPAPEKQDLRRKTKKVKKKCFWWI from the exons ATGGCCCAGCAAAATATGAAAGTGAGACCTGTGCTTCTAAAGCGTAACAGTCTAGAATCAGTAGAGTTTGTGAAACAACCTCACCACCGCAGGAGCAAATCCCAGCAGGTGAGATTCAAGGAAGATGGGACCACTAAGAATCCAGCTGGCCTAGCTGAGGTTGATGTCCGAACTCCAGAAGACCTGGCTGTGATGGGGAAAACTCAAGCAACCAGGCACCATCATCCCCCCACCTACTCGCTCTCCTTCCCCAGGTCCCAGAAGGCAGGGGGCTTTCGCAACGTTGCGATCCAAACTTCCCCCAGTCTCAGGAAGCATTtcccagttttcaaaaggaagaaactcACAGCCAGCAAGTCCCTGGTGGAAATGCCAacagcatcccaaagtgccaTCCAGGTCAACGGCAACCTCTCTGAACAGGACATTGTGTCTTCTGACCTTGCCTACTTAAGGTTGGCTCAGCATCTTGAGGATGGGCCTCGAAGGGTCAAGGTGTCCCACACATTCCTCCCGAGGGTCCCCAAGGTGCAAAGCAATGGTCCTGTTAGCATATGCTTGGAAGCAGGAACTTGGAGGTCCTTAGAGAAAGCCACAGCTGCCATTCAGGTTCCAGATGATATTTATCACAGTCCTTCCTGGGAAGCTAGAGAGTCTGCTCTCAGCCCAGACAGGCCAGCTGAAGTAAGTAACTCCATACACCCTTTGGGTGACACATGTCCAGGTGATGGGAGAAGGATGACTCTACCAGATTCAGAAAAATCCACCTCCTGCTTAAATGCCACCAGCGTTGCCAGCCACACACCAGGCACAGAGAAACTTAAACCTGAATTGCTTTTGCCCAAAGACAACTCGGATGACAAAGACTTTGGCCCACTGTCATCTCAGTCAAAGGAAACGTGTGTTCCTTCACCTCCACGGACTCACAGTTCCCCCTCATCAGGCTCCCACAGCCAGCCAGCCTACCCAGGAAGAGCCTCAGACTGTCCTTCATCAAGTAACAATCACCAGAATCTGGTGTCACTCAAAATTAACAGTGCATCGAAATCTGCCCCTGGGTGTCAGGGGCAGACGGCAAACAACCCCACTGAGTCAGACACCCTGGAGTTTCCAAATTGTCCAGGAAGTGATCACCTCCCATCCTCTCTTCCAAAGAGTGAGACCAAACTTCAGAGCAACAGGGAGATTAGTGACATTAATCAAATTCACCTGGCACGGGGTGAACTCTGCGACCTCCAAGGCCGACTGCAATCCGTGGAAGAATCTCTGCACTCGAACCAAGAGAAAATTAAAGTCCTTTTGAATGTAATTCAAGACTTGGAGAAAGCTCGAGCTCTCACTGAAGg GCGCAACTTTTATCGAACTGGCCAAGATCTCAACAATTGCAGTACCTGCCAGAACACGGCGTGCATCATATACAG TGTAGAGTATGATTTTCGGCAGCAGGAAGGCAGGTTCCATGAAGTTTTGCAGAGTCTGGAGGAAGCAGAGCCAGTCGAGGAGGCATCGCCCCCACCAAAGTCCCCAGCAGAACCCCCAGCCCCGGAAAAGCAGGACTTAAGGCGGAaaaccaagaaggtgaaaaagaaatgcttctggTGGATCTGA